In Drosophila miranda strain MSH22 chromosome XR, D.miranda_PacBio2.1, whole genome shotgun sequence, the genomic window CTTGCCTTGCAAtggaagaaaagaaaagcaaaacCGAGCCTAAGCGAATGAATAAATGCCCTAATCTGCCACTCTTCTCCACCTACGAATCAATAGTTTCTCAAAACCTCTTCGCCACAGCAGAGTACCGAAGCCAAACGGAAAACAACACAATCCTATACAATCTAATCAGTTGTGGACAACaaagaaacaaacaaacaatcGCCCAAAAAGAACCTTCTAATGCCGCGTTTGCCACAGACATTTGACCTACTTTCCAGATTATAGCAGTGCCCGTAGCACATTCTCTGTGAACACACTGAGTGCTAGCAATCGGCACACACCTGTAGTCCCACCACCACCCCTCACACACCCACCTCTCCACACGAGAGTTGAACAAACTTCGAGCACAGAATATCCGAAATGGATCTGTATCGGGGGGGGAGAGCATTCTGGTGTATATTAACAAATGCGTATTAAGAAATATATAATTAAGCACACATTGTATAAAGAGACGACAAAAACAACGCAATTGCCCCAGAACACAGGggaaaagagaaagagaattCGCGGGCGCTAGTGATTCACCCTACTAAAATTAGGCCCCACCCTACAACTGATTGTTCCTTGCTTTTGCATTTTTATAGGGTAATTTCTATAGTTTCTGTTCCAGGGTATGCCGGGTATGCCCCCACAATCCAATATCAGAAGAACCACCTagcattccattccattctatTCTATTCTCACTTGATTTTTGTTTACAAATTCATTTCGCAACTTCCGCAATTAATGGCGTAGCATTTTAGCCAACGCGAAAGAGAGGCAATGTGGTGGGCAGAGGAGAGGTAGGTGGTGATATGACGTGAAACTGGCCAAACCAATACCAATACCACATCATCGGGACTGCGGGGCGGGGGGGGGGCCCACACGTTTTAGCCATAAAAACATGATATTACGAGTACTTGTGCAGTTGTTGACGCTTTCAGCGACACGGACTTACCTCCATGACCAAATTGACGCAATCCTGGGACTCCTTGCAGTCCAACAAAGCCACAACATTCTCATGGTGCAGTTCGGTGAGCTCCTTTAGAATTTTGATCTCCTTACCGAGCAAATTCTGCGTCTTGATTAGTCCCTTCTTGGTAATGCATTTGATGGCCACCTGCATGTGTTTCTACAACAAAAAAGAATGAAAAACAATGTCATTAATATTTATTTCCGTTCAAGTCTTTGAACATTTAACCCAATTTTAAAAGCAAGTTCATAGAAATTAATCAATTCCCCCTTTGGGGACGCCACATCGAATGATTTGCGTTCGATATCGGTTCATGGGGTTTAAGGTTTCCATTTTTTGGAGGCTATTAAAACAGTTTTTATTTTGAGAACCAAATTATCGGCCATTCACATTCGTTTCATTCATTGGAATGCATTGAAAGAGAGGCCGCAGCTCTCTGGCAGGGAACAGGGAAATGCCAATCCCAGATGATGGCCAAAGAGTGCTCGGGTCTCGCTCGGGTTTGTTGTTATTATTAGATACGCAAAAACGCATTCAACTGGGCCACAAAGCAGACGAACGGCAAGGAAAGGAAGCAAAGTTATGGCTGGGAATTACGACGAGTAAGGGTTGATAAGGCAAGCCCCCGGCCCCAATCCCCACCAACTGGCCCTCCCGCATTCAGTTAACTTATTTACTCAACACTCAAAGCAGGTAACAACAATGACTCTTGGCGCTTTGTCTTTGTCTGTGTCTGAGGCAAGAAAGCCTTGACGGTTACTGACGGCTTTACATATGTACGACTATATCCAGATGATCCACGCCCTTACTCCGATATATATATAGTCTCTTGCCAAAGAGAAAACGAAAAGCATGCGTAACTCGGGACCGAGAAGAAGtacaaatatattttttaaagatATATTTACTTGAATTTCTTTGATATATTTACTTAATGGATTGATTCGATACGAGTACTGGTACTGTTCAGCATTCTATTGTTTTCCCTTTCCCACCGCCCGTGCTCCAACCCCCGATTGGATCGCGAACACGCGCTCTTCGAATGATGGGGGCTTGTAAATCGATATATGTGCTGCTCTCTTCGCCGCCTGACAATCACTCTgccgtttgtgtgtgtgtgggtgtgtctCTCAAGATTtatatttaaacaaattaaatgcAGCAGCTTCTCTGCTAACCGATAACCAAGACCTTGCACATCTTCTGTTTCtgcttgtttgtttgtttgcagGCCATCTTCAGAGTTCAGTGTTTTCTGTCctacctccctccctccctgtTCATATGGTATTGACATGCGATCATTGGAGCTTGACTAGATTACATTAATGGAAATGGTATCTCGGGTCAGTGGCAACATACGAGTTTGTGTAGAATTTTGTGGATCtacttttatttattaaacTCTTTCTTAACGTCACTCGTCACCCCAAAAGCCATAAAAGAACTTGAGATTAGATTAGAAAGCacataaaaatcaaaaaaaaaaaaaaaacagcacaCTCAGCGTACACTCGAGCAGTTCTTGACCCAATCACCCCAATCAACAAATTTGCTGGCCGAAGCGAAAATGGTGTCAAAAAACGAAGGCAACTCCCAAAGGGTGACCCCGACAACAGTCACCATTTCGGGCGATCCAAAAAACCATGTTTTTTAATGCGTTTCAAAATGTTTTGGGCTTTGGGCTTGGAGGtaaattttattattttggGGGGTTCAATGAACTCGGGAGGGGGCAACGATAAGGTGAAAGAAATTTGCTGGCCTTAAGTGCAATGGCCCCCCGTCCTCAACTAACAGCAACAGGGAAAAACGGCAGCATttcttttggccaaaaatagCAAGACAAAAAAGGCAACAATTGTGGCAGAAAATGCGAGAAGCGACGAGTGGCAGCCAGCTAGCCATCCCCACAGGCAACACGAAATGCACATCATCCATAGACCAAGTGCGAGCGCAAGTGCGAGTATCTGACGGATACACACAGtcaacgagagagagagagatagacaGAGAGATACAAACTCCCAACTGGTTTGGCGGGTGAAAATATATACAGATGTGGCCATAGGAGCACCAGGTATCGCGGAAATTCTCTCTAATTTTGCGACGCAAAACTTTTATATCTTATACCAATAACCGCATAATTCACGACCAATTGACAGACTAGACcagacagaacagaacagcaCAGAACAGACGATAGAAATACTCGTACTACAACCGATCTGGAGCTGAACAAGACAAACTAGTTTGTCTGCGAAACAAATGGTAGAATATCTACACTATATAGAGATGTCTGGCGGCATTTGCTCTATTAATTTATGCGTATTATAGCACTCGGTTTTGGTCTGCACGTGTCGTAGTGGTTCCCACCAGAAAGGTGGATTTCACTTCCGTTTCAAAGTCGAATGCCCAGACTAATCGCTGGCAAAGGGATACATTATAGATGGTCTGGAAAACCCTAGAGAGCTGTGCctgatagagagagagggccCGCCTAGAAGCTTCGTAGTGTCCACACTCCAATCTGATTGATTATAAAACAATTTAAATCATTATCACACAAGTCTAGAAGGGAATAATCTCAAACCTACATGCATTTTCGTTCCCTTTGAAATGCAAAAAGTAAATGGAATGAACAAAAATGCCATTGCACAAACTATAAACAAATacaatatatgtaaatatgcaAAAAGTCTGGAAATCCGAAACGATGGGGGAAGTAGGGGGAACGGAACAGATTGTGCAACGATACAATACAATGTTCCATGTTCCATGTGCCATGGAGCATGTGGCTAGGAGGGGCGGCatcgggggcgggggcggtggCACACACTCGTATTCGTAATTTTTTGCATGAGCTTATGCAATTGGGGGAACACGATAAAAACAAACCGAACCGAATGGAACCCCTCTATGAAATATGGAAACACGTGTCGTCTGGTACTAGGTCtgtgtctgggtctgggtctgggcaCATGTCACGCAGCGTATCCCTGAGATACTCGTACAGATAAAGATCCGCAAGATACGTCTCATTCATGGAGCGGCCAGAGCAGACGGCACTTGGGACTAGTGTCTCTCCTCTGAGGAGATATTCTTTATTCCTTTAGCTGTCTTTAGTCTTTGTCTCGATGGAGCACACATGTTCCCGACTATTTTTAGAGACTCTTCTTTTGGGCACATGCTGACTTTAGATACTTGAAGAAGATAAATCCATCGTGGGCTATCTGACAAGTCCTTCACGGTGCTTAAAATAACCAAAGGAATTGCAGTGATATTAACACATGGAAAGGCATTCAAAATGTGCCCAAGGAACCCAAGGAAATGATAATGTGCTTAGACCAATAGAAGTACAATCCACCCACTATTCCAGAGACCATTTCAGACTTTTtagatacaaaaaaaaacacacaaaaaaacaacaataaaTACATCGAAATCAATTAAAATCTTTTTGGAAAAAGGagataaaaagaaaaaagagaaaaggtcCACAATGAAAGACAAAGACAAAGACAGTGACAAAGTGGCAGAACGGTAGAGCGGTAGAGTGGCACAGCACTGACGGAGAGAGCAATAGTAGCAGGGGGGTGGGTGTGCGAGCGAGACAAGTGCTCTGATGTCTGGTGTACGTGTGGGAGGGAGTCGATTACGCCATTGTTGTCCCACCGGCACTGcaccgcactgcactgcacttgTAATTAATAATGTACATTATTGTACACATTTTCAATTTAATGATGAGACGAAGCTGAAAATACACTGGTAGATACATTTTTGATCAAATTAAGCAAAACTTTGAAGAAACAAGTGAATCTACAGCTGACTGGCATTTCTTTAGAAGCTGTGTATATCGATTCGGTTGCTAAACCGAATATACCTGAACAGGCCATACATAAAGATACATAcagacatatgtatgtacagatAGTATATTATCTGCCTAATCATATGTACAAAACGTATAGAAGCAAATTTAAACtggtacatatgtacatatgaatgcatatatttatatgtatacatatgtatatggaaGGTGCTTTTATTATGGATACAGACAACAGCTGATGCAATAGCGGGCAGGCAgctgttgatgctgctgctgcttctggctCTGCCTTCGCAAAGTGTTTTCGCTTTTCACTTTACTTTTATTTATGGCTTTTTGtggttttgcttttgcttttcaaCTTTAAAGTGATGTTGAGAAATCTCTGATAGCAGTGGCATATGATATCACACCTTACAGGAGCACATCATTCCACCACACAAACATATTCCTTTCACAAACATTTGTATTTGTTTAGTTTTCTTAGAAAAATTTGGATTTTATGACCCCTTCTGGAGACCCAATAATTCGACAGGCAATTGTTCAGAATTAATTATTTCGGACATGACCCTGAAATAGTTCAAAAGCACTTGAaagcccacacacacacaaaaacagacgCAAAGCACACACGCATAGGCCTACGCAATTTCGTGCCTTTGTGTGAAGGCACGTGCGAGAGGCGGCCGCAGATAAATGACGATTAAAACTATGCTGGAAGAAAAGGGATAGAAATAGTTGTAACAAAAACAAGGCACAACAAAATGGCGCTGTGGAATAGATATTTATCAATggataaataataaataaccCCCCGCAAGGGAGGGGCGGTCGAGGAGGAGTCTCAGCTGATTTTTGTTTCACTCTCTGACGACATTTttgcaaagcaaagcaaagcaaagcaaacgCGCGTTGATGTTTTGGCGTTTGTGTTTGCGGGGACGTATTTTGTGTTTACCCACTGACAATGGCGCATTGTTAATAAGTTTTGATATTGTTTTTTGCATTTGTTTTGCGAATGAGAGATAAGCCTCACATTGGAGTAAACAATATTACGCACACTCGGACTTGGGGGATAAAGAAGTTAATTACAAATGACGAGAATgtagtgttttttttttttattagttCTTACCTTGCGGTGACGCCCTTTGTAGACGACAGCAAAGGCGCCATGGCCAAGCATATCCTTGGAGCTGTATTCATACTCCCCGACAATATTCATTGCATGCGAAGAGGATGCGACGTCTCGatacgctctctctctctctccttcgcTCGCGCGCCCTTTACACTACACAcaacaccacaccacaccacccTCTCTCACACACAGAAAAAACACACAACACACTCACGCACGGTCAACGGCAGTTGCCTTTCTTTGCCTCTTTCTGCTTTCTGCCTTTTGCCTTTCAATTGCAATTGTGGAAAATCAATTTTTTCTTGCACGGCTGAGGGGGGACAGCAAGCAGCGAATTCTTTCTTGCACTTTGTGGTTTTTCACGTAACTCGGTTTGTTTTCCTTGCGATTCACCTGAGTTTGAAATTTTATGGGGAGACAGGCAGGCACACAGCACACTTTAATTTCACTTGTAATTCAATTAAACTGCTTCTCGCTCCCCTTGTGTATGGGACCCGTGTGTGTTATTGTACCGAAATTGGTAGTTATTCTGCACCAAACGCGGCTGCACACACACGACAAAAATAGTGTGTACCCCGCAGTCGGGCTTTAATTTTTATTCTGGTCCTAAAGAAAGGTCTTGAGACACCTTATAGCAATTACACTTAAAACTTAAATCATTGCAAGAAACGACAACCGACAACATAAACcaccagtgtgaccgcggatttatcgatcaaatataccgtccgaccctcagaaatataccgaaacataccgccttattttaaaaatataccatgAATATACTGACATATTCAAGTtgtattatacatattcctcgtttttgatattccgtcgaatattaccagCTAGATAGAATCTTCAGCACTGCCCatataattttatacgattaatGTAcctattttctacttgactggcttatCTTAAATACTGGTTTTGATAGGATTTGGcctaaaaaaggttttagcgaaaaaggccaaacaaaaacaacgtAAGAGAGTAATCGTtccaattgctcaattttgatattccgtgaaATAATTCTGGCTAACCAAGACCCTCAGCTCTGCCCAAATAGTTTTATCTTTTTGATGAATAAATTGACTACAAGAttaactacttttaagtactcccatttcttgaattttgactAAATCAAAAAAgctcaacaaaaaaaacagtccCGTCattgttgctggtatttgaagacttGTTGCTTGTCAAATAGAGTATTtccatttgtataccctatttcatTAACTTTATGTGAACATACTGTGTTCAAAACTGTTTTAAACCGTGAttaataaatacattttctcaaattgatatgttgTAGACGTATTCATGCATTTGATTAGTTTATTGCATGAATATCCTGATCCCGATACCAATTTTTGGTCTCTGTAAGAAACCACTACCTATAAAAATCGTTGAAATACCTTTTAAACAGAGACTGACTAGATTCTGCATTCATTACAGCCTgagatgacaaacatttccgCAATTCTATAATAACCTTTTCCCTAGGGTATGCACAATGTTGGCCATGTTGCAGGACATGCTGCTTTGTTTTCTCGGCACATGAGTCTGGCCGATTCAAAGAGAGCGAATAAGAGCGCCTTAACCGTTTTGAAGCGGGCGAGAGTGCTAAAAACTCTCAATTAGGCCTTCATTGAGCGCGCCAATAGAAATTGTTAGAAAGTGAATGAACAACAAGGATTTGAGAGAGcggaaataaaaataaaaactgcGCATAGAAGTTTCTATACCCTTTGTTCTGAAATATAcctttgaaaattaaatttactCTACCGTATTCTATACCGTAAAGATACCGTCGGCTCAATTTTGACTtcaaaaaataccgaaaagtattaaaaatacCATAAATCACCCTGCCTTGCTGTGCAAAGTTGTAATGATTTTGAGTCCTAACAAGCGAGGTGAGGTTCGTACGAACCTTGAAATTTGCCTTGGCTGTTTTTGCCTGTTGTGCATACCCTTTCGTATAGCCCAATAAAAATTACGACTCAGTAATATACCGAAAGTACGTCAAAAGTTTCACGATTTCTACTGTAGTTATTTGCACAAGAAATACTGGAAAAAACTATGAAAAGTATTCAACTCTGCAAGGAGTGTCAGCTAGACAAGGCGTCTAAAATCAGTGTTGAAATCATTCTTTCGATCAGAGACATGACAGAAAAAACGCAAAATTAGTTTTCGAAGCCGTCTCCAGACACGTTCCCCTGGCCTTCAGTCGAAAGACTAAGCCACTTCTTTTGAAAACATAGTCAAATATACACAGCtcttaataaaataaaatagtaTTTTCATTTATATTAGATTAGATTTTTTCCCTGGCATTTTGGAaaagcttttttttttttaacgtTCACTTCCATTTCGACgtcaaaatataccgaaaagTATAAGACCGTAAACGGTCACGCTAGATTTCCAGTGCTGGGAAAAaagagaagaagaaaaaagaagagaagatttTACGCAGAAATAGTTAAATACAATTCAAGCGGCAGACCGTGCGCTAAAACCCACGAAAAAGGCAAGTATTTGAACAACTCTCCCGAAACAGCCGCCTTCGTTTTGGCGCTGTTTTTGTGTATGAGTGCGTGCGTGTAAAGAAAAAATGGATATATAGCGAATAGATAATAGGCAGAGAAGCATGTAGCATGTAGAACGTGTAACTGGCATCTGACTGAATGCATTTTTGTTGCTTCTTGCAGGTATTTAAATAAGAAACATGAGTGCGCCGAGTGAAGGCGGCGCGGGAGGTGCGGGAACGGGCAGCGGCGGAGGTACAGCTCCTGCCCCATCAGGTATGTGCAACGATATCaactacatatatatgtatgtacattcatATATTGGGCCGTGCATCggttgtgtgcgtgtgtgtattgTGCGCAGTGTTTGTTTCGTATTCTCTTTTGTGCCTCACTTTCTCAGCAAATGCTGTTGCTGTACATAACTGTTGTGTgtatttctgtctctctctctctctctctctctgtttctgttaCTGTCTTGTTGTTCTCGCGCCCTCGTCAATCGATAAATGTTAAATGGAAAAACATTTAAACTAAAATTGCACAAAATCAATTAAATTCAATTCACACACAGCAGCCACATTGAAAACCATTAAAATACGCACACACCTGCAGCCCCAtgcatcattatcatcatcaacaacaacaacaacatcattatcattatcagcagcagctgcctcaTCCTTGGTATCGCACACACATCCGCCCCTGCATCTGCGCGGCGTCATAAACAAATACTCATTGCCCCCCCATTTGCCCTCCGCAGCACACTCAACGGTGGCCGCAAAGATCACCCACGTGAAGACCGATGTCGGGGGATTGAACGTCGGCGTTGGGGGCATCTCCATCACCGGGACACCCATTCTTAGCGGCGGCACCATCAAGGTAGCCGCCAATACCGTGCAACAGACATCGCTGGGCGCCACTCCGATTGCCCTGAACACAGGACAGGCCACCACGGCGGCCTCCATACGGGCCATTGGCGCCGGTGGCCAGTCCACACAGGTGCGTGTCGTCATGCCCATGATCAAGCAGCTGGAGAATGTCACGGCCACGGGCCGCACTCAGATCACGGCCATACCAGCGGCTCCGGCGCGTAGCGTCTCCAATGCCTCCATCACCGTCACGCGGCCAGTCACGCAGGCCACTTATCTGCCGCGGGCCAGTGTCACGGCCACGCAGATGGGAGGCATGGGCCTGGGCTTGACGGCCGGCCAACGTCTGGTCACACCGCTACGGACGACATCCACCGGCTCGGCCACGGTGACGCCCACAGCTCCCACTGGGCTGAGCACAACGGGGGGATTTGTGCGCGGCACAGCGGCAACGGTTAGCCGCAGCGGCGTGGCCGTGTCCTCGCAGCAGTCATCAACAGTGATCTCGTCAAGCAATAACGCGGCCTGGATGCAGAGCACCACCGGGCAGATGCAGCTAATTCGTGCCATCCATCCGCCTCGCCAGAGGATAATCACCACCTCGGCGGGGGTAAGTAGTGCTAGTGTGGTCACGACCGGAGTCCAGGCGCCAACAGGTAAGACGAATTCAAGCCTTTCCTCGAGCCTCCCGCTCTAATCCGTGCTCCGATCTTTGCAGCTCTTTCCGTCTCCGCTGCCCAGCCTCTGGGACAGCAGCAGGCAACGGGCGGGCCGGGAGGAGGTCCCCAGGCATATGTGGCCACTGTTTTGCCTCCGCGGCAGCATCAGGCCACCCTAGTCTACTCCTCGAATATGTCGGCGGGTGGCCCCAACGTCAATCCCCAACCGGGCCAGCAATTCAATCCACGCTTCGCTGTGACGACACCCACGGCTGGAGGAGTCGTGACCACCACAACGCCAGGCGGCACCACAGTCACACCCCGACAGGTGCGGCCCATACCGCTGGGCAAGAGTTTCCCGGCCACCAAACTGAATACGACAAGCATCAGCATTCGCGCGCCCAGTATGCCACAGCTCAATGCCAGCGTCACGGCCTCACAGACGCCCGTGAGCGTGTCGGGGGGAGCGACAGTGGGACCGGGACGTGGTCCAGGCCTGGGAGGAACGGCCCTGACCACCAATGTGCCCACGCGTATCATACAGCTGCAGCAGCCTGGACCGGGGGCCACACAGCAGATTATCGGGGCGGGCGCCCGCCTGGCGGGCAATGTAATGCTGCAGCCCTTCCTCATGAGCACCTCGGCTGCCGCTAAGATGGGTAAGACCGAAGCTTGTGACGCCACAACGTATAAGCGAATCAATTTCAAACCCAAATCCTTTCCAGGCATTCGTCCGCCCGTAACTATGACGGCAAAGGTGCAGCCATCGCTCACGATCACGCAATTGAATCCGATTGGCAAACTCTCAACTCCAGGGGTAGGAGGAGGGGCACCCACCATGACGCCACAGGGCGTGGGCGTCGCCAGCATACAGGCTGTGCCCGTGCCAAGTGTTTCGGCCAGCGTCGTGAACCCGAATTCCGTCGGCGGCCAGGCCACAGCAGCGGCCGGCGGCGCCACAGTCCTGCCACTGACAATCAGTGGAAGAGGAGGAGGCCTCACGGGCACGCTAACGCCCATAAAGAATGCCAGCGGCATCACCGTGGGCAAAATGATGATGACCCCCGCCGTGGCAGCGGGTGGGGGGATGGGATCGGATGGAAGCGTTGGTCAGGGCGGGACAACGGTGACGGGATTCCCGCGTGCCTGGAACCCCGTGGTGGCCTCCCAAAGCCAACTGATGAAGGTGAGTGCTTGCTGGAGGAGGATTGGATTCCCTGGCCTCAAACGAGAGTTTCATTTCCACAGATCGATGACAAGGGCAGCTCTGCCACAATCTACTACGAATCGATGCCCGCCTCGGCCTCCACGGGCGTCCTCTCGCTGACCACAACAACCCTCACGCAGAGCACTCAGTCGCAGGCGCAGCTGGTAAGCAGTGCCGGCGGCAGCCTGTCCGTATCATCGTTGCCCTTTGCCAGCCATGCCCCAATgggtgtcggtgtcggtgtgggtgtgggagtGGGTGCTGGCGGACCGGGATCGCAGGCAACATTCACGGTGCTGCCATCGGGAGCCACGGTTGGAGGAGCCACCGGCGCCACACGCACCATTGGCCATCAGCAGCTGATTATACCGGCGGGAGGGAGCAGTGCACCACCCCAGCACATGGTCATACCGCTGCACACGTCCGTCAAGGTGACTACGGGCGGGGTTACCAGCCAACCGGCAACGATCAGCGGACCTgttggcggcggcggtggcggcacACTCGTATCCAGCTTCATGGGGAAACGGGTGGCCGACGGATCGCCCATTCGCGCAGCCAAGAATCTGGGACCCACGCTCCTCTCGATGGCCAGCAACACGAGTGGACCCAATATCGTCTCGGCCGCTGGCTCCACATTCAATTTGCAGCCCGTTTCCGTGTCGGTGGCCTCGTCGGTGGCCGTCGCCAGCTCCGCTCTGACTGTGGAGGCCCTGGCCAAAAAAGAGCGCGAACGTGTGCCCCCAGCGGTagtggcagcagcggcagtggtTAGAAATTTACGCGGCGAGTCGCCCGCCTCCTCAGATGGCTCCACCACAGTGTCGGCTAATTCTTCGCCAGGCGTCgatcagcagcagctgcaggacCGGATTAGGGATCCCCAAGCAGCGGGTGCTGTGCCCAGCGGTCGCGACAATTCCACGCATTTTAATCCCATAAATGAGGTAACAGTTGAATATTCAATGCTGGATCTATAATTCTATATATGCTTTTGCCTCTTTTCCAGTTGTACGCGCACCAGTCGATGCAGCAGACCCTTGCCCATGCCTCGTTGGGCTCACGCGGCGGTGCGAGCGCCTTTGTGGATGTCCAAGCACCAacgccacagcagcagcagcagctgtcaCAGCAGTCAGGTCTCCTGGGGCATCTGGGATCAGCAGCAcaattgcagcagcagcagcaggcagcggcagctggACGAATGAATGGCAcgggcagcagctccagttccagcTACGATTGCTCTGTGAGAAAGAAGCCGCGACGTTCAACGTAAGCTAATATTGGATCTATGTATCTGTGTCCCAATCTAAAATCAACCCAATTCCACAGCAATGACAGCCAGCACTCGACCCAGAGTCAGGCCTCTCTATCGCTGCCGCCACCAACCGCAGAGCCGGCGGCAGCCACCGCCGCATCGTACATGCAGAAGCACAACAACGGCGGCCTGCTGGTGGCAGCCTCTGCGGGGCCCAGCGTAGcgcccaacagcagcagcagcacttcGGGAGACACCAATCATCGCACTAGTGCGCCCGCAGTGGCAGGGAATAAGGAGAATGCCAATCCCGTGGATTTTGTCCTGCGACGTCCACGCAATTGTTCGCTGCTGAATGTAAGCCCGACATTTGAGGGACTCTTGAGGGACAGACTCCAATTCATATTTGATCCTTTTGCAGACATACAAACCCACCCATAAGCTGGCCAACAATCAT contains:
- the LOC108152579 gene encoding mucin-19 isoform X2, whose product is MSAPSEGGAGGAGTGSGGGTAPAPSAAAASSLVSHTHPPLHLRGVINKYSLPPHLPSAAHSTVAAKITHVKTDVGGLNVGVGGISITGTPILSGGTIKVAANTVQQTSLGATPIALNTGQATTAASIRAIGAGGQSTQVRVVMPMIKQLENVTATGRTQITAIPAAPARSVSNASITVTRPVTQATYLPRASVTATQMGGMGLGLTAGQRLVTPLRTTSTGSATVTPTAPTGLSTTGGFVRGTAATVSRSGVAVSSQQSSTVISSSNNAAWMQSTTGQMQLIRAIHPPRQRIITTSAGVSSASVVTTGVQAPTALSVSAAQPLGQQQATGGPGGGPQAYVATVLPPRQHQATLVYSSNMSAGGPNVNPQPGQQFNPRFAVTTPTAGGVVTTTTPGGTTVTPRQVRPIPLGKSFPATKLNTTSISIRAPSMPQLNASVTASQTPVSVSGGATVGPGRGPGLGGTALTTNVPTRIIQLQQPGPGATQQIIGAGARLAGNVMLQPFLMSTSAAAKMGIRPPVTMTAKVQPSLTITQLNPIGKLSTPGVGGGAPTMTPQGVGVASIQAVPVPSVSASVVNPNSVGGQATAAAGGATVLPLTISGRGGGLTGTLTPIKNASGITVGKMMMTPAVAAGGGMGSDGSVGQGGTTVTGFPRAWNPVVASQSQLMKIDDKGSSATIYYESMPASASTGVLSLTTTTLTQSTQSQAQLVSSAGGSLSVSSLPFASHAPMGVGVGVGVGVGAGGPGSQATFTVLPSGATVGGATGATRTIGHQQLIIPAGGSSAPPQHMVIPLHTSVKVTTGGVTSQPATISGPVGGGGGGTLVSSFMGKRVADGSPIRAAKNLGPTLLSMASNTSGPNIVSAAGSTFNLQPVSVSVASSVAVASSALTVEALAKKERERVPPAVVAAAAVVRNLRGESPASSDGSTTVSANSSPGVDQQQLQDRIRDPQAAGAVPSGRDNSTHFNPINELYAHQSMQQTLAHASLGSRGGASAFVDVQAPTPQQQQQLSQQSGLLGHLGSAAQLQQQQQAAAAGRMNGTGSSSSSSYDCSVRKKPRRSTNDSQHSTQSQASLSLPPPTAEPAAATAASYMQKHNNGGLLVAASAGPSVAPNSSSSTSGDTNHRTSAPAVAGNKENANPVDFVLRRPRNCSLLNTYKPTHKLANNHFHRYTDVKPREERGASIIDLANQPNVQGKINGWKLHHLRSQMEDLNESETFSMTKLETMLKELEKNKEKNSEMERVSELLKGNIQRSKIITEGINESQNQLMKIFEHKPHVSDIINRCASKRNFKKRDKI
- the LOC108152579 gene encoding mucin-19 isoform X4, translating into MSAPSEGGAGGAGTGSGGGTAPAPSAHSTVAAKITHVKTDVGGLNVGVGGISITGTPILSGGTIKVAANTVQQTSLGATPIALNTGQATTAASIRAIGAGGQSTQVRVVMPMIKQLENVTATGRTQITAIPAAPARSVSNASITVTRPVTQATYLPRASVTATQMGGMGLGLTAGQRLVTPLRTTSTGSATVTPTAPTGLSTTGGFVRGTAATVSRSGVAVSSQQSSTVISSSNNAAWMQSTTGQMQLIRAIHPPRQRIITTSAGVSSASVVTTGVQAPTALSVSAAQPLGQQQATGGPGGGPQAYVATVLPPRQHQATLVYSSNMSAGGPNVNPQPGQQFNPRFAVTTPTAGGVVTTTTPGGTTVTPRQVRPIPLGKSFPATKLNTTSISIRAPSMPQLNASVTASQTPVSVSGGATVGPGRGPGLGGTALTTNVPTRIIQLQQPGPGATQQIIGAGARLAGNVMLQPFLMSTSAAAKMGIRPPVTMTAKVQPSLTITQLNPIGKLSTPGVGGGAPTMTPQGVGVASIQAVPVPSVSASVVNPNSVGGQATAAAGGATVLPLTISGRGGGLTGTLTPIKNASGITVGKMMMTPAVAAGGGMGSDGSVGQGGTTVTGFPRAWNPVVASQSQLMKIDDKGSSATIYYESMPASASTGVLSLTTTTLTQSTQSQAQLVSSAGGSLSVSSLPFASHAPMGVGVGVGVGVGAGGPGSQATFTVLPSGATVGGATGATRTIGHQQLIIPAGGSSAPPQHMVIPLHTSVKVTTGGVTSQPATISGPVGGGGGGTLVSSFMGKRVADGSPIRAAKNLGPTLLSMASNTSGPNIVSAAGSTFNLQPVSVSVASSVAVASSALTVEALAKKERERVPPAVVAAAAVVRNLRGESPASSDGSTTVSANSSPGVDQQQLQDRIRDPQAAGAVPSGRDNSTHFNPINELYAHQSMQQTLAHASLGSRGGASAFVDVQAPTPQQQQQLSQQSGLLGHLGSAAQLQQQQQAAAAGRMNGTGSSSSSSYDCSVRKKPRRSTNDSQHSTQSQASLSLPPPTAEPAAATAASYMQKHNNGGLLVAASAGPSVAPNSSSSTSGDTNHRTSAPAVAGNKENANPVDFVLRRPRNCSLLNTYKPTHKLANNHFHRYTDVKPREERGASIIDLANQPNVQGKINGWKLHHLRSQMEDLNESETFSMTKLETMLKELEKNKEKNSEMERVSELLKGNIQRSKIITEGINESQNQLMKIFEHKPHVSDIINRCASKRNFKKRDKI